The DNA segment GAGGAGACAGGCGTCCCACTGCCCCTTGGGCGTGGTCGCGTCGTCGGCATCCTGGTAGGCGAGGGCTGCGCCCGCACGGCCGACGAGGAATCCGGCTTCCTCGGGGACCGCGGCCGGCAGGTAGCGCCGTACGAGCGGTTCGAAGCGGCGGGCGTACCCGGCGGGACTGTCCGCGTCGGACGCCACGCGCTGCACCGTACGCAGGACGCCACCGACTCCGTGGCAGATACCGCGGTCGGTCAGCAGACCGAGTTGGCGGGCGTCGGCGAGGCAGTGGGTGAGTGCTCGTTCGGCCATGCGTTTGCGATCGGTGTCCTCCAGGACGATGGCGGCGAGCTGCTGCGCGCGTACGAGGCCCGGTGTGCCGTAGCACCAACTCGGTGCTGCCGGCCTGACGGGTGTGGAGCCGCTGTGGCTGATCCAGCGAGGCCAGCGCAGTCCGTAGGAGTCGCATTGCCGGATGTCGTCCAACCATCGGCAGACGCGGCGGATCGCGAGTTCCTGGCGCCGGGTGTGAACGCCTGCGCGCATGGCCAGGCAGAGCAGGGCGAGCGGGCCGGCGATGCCGTGTGCGACCCCGGCATTGGCGTGGCCGCCGGGAGTGGTGCTCTGATCGGTGGCGGGAGCGTGGTCCACCCACCAGCCGGGAAGTGTCCGTCCGGTGCGGTCGGTGAGCGGTTCGGTGAGGCGGACCAGGTAGTCCAGGATGCCGCGCAGCTCGGGGCCGTGCGGGTTGCGGCGCAGGAGCAGGGCGCCGATGCCGGTCAGGCCACGCAGCAGGTCGTACTCGGAGAACGTGGGGCGTCGGCCCGCGTCGATCCGGTCGTGGGCGGCAGCGAGCCGTGCGCGGACGTGCTCGGCCACGACCTGATCAAGAGTGTGCAGGGCCCCGGCGTAGCGGTCGGTACCGTCGGCAGCCAGGTGCAGGGCGAAGGCCAGCGCGGGAGCACCGAGGAAGAGGCCCGCGTCGCGGCCCTCGATGAGCGGGCCGGTGGAGGCGAGTACGCGATGGGCTTCCGCCCAGTCGCCCGTACCGCGCAGTGCGCGCTCGATATGCAGTAGCGCCGTGCTCAAGGGGCCGTGCGCGAGCGACTGGCGCGCGGGCAGTGAGTTGTCGGCGGCGGGTGGGGCGACGGTCACCGCACGGCTCCTTCGGTGCGGATGCTCCAGGACAGTGCGGCGGCACGGACCATGCGCCGGCACAGGGCCTCGGCATCGGGGTCGATCCCGGCGACGCGGTTGTGGTGCATGTGCAGGAGGGACGGCAGCACACTCTCCGGTGCGGGTCCTGGCCGCAGGAGCGTGCCGCGGTAGCGGGCGAGGGCGTCGCGGCGGCGCTGCCAGGTGTCACGTACGGCCCCACCGCCCGGGAAGTCGCTCAGGGGCGCGTCCGGGTTGTCGTTCTCGGTGAGTCGCAGAACGAGCGCCTGTGTGGACCGAGGCGCCGCAGCGCCGTCGCCGCGAATGAGGTGTTCGGCCAGCCAGGCGTGTGCGGCGCCGGGGGAGCCGAGGAAGCCGGTGGCGATGTCCATGAACGAGGCTGCTGTGACGGCCGGGCGCAGCTCTGCGGGGAGGCCGAGGCGCAGCTGCGCCAGTGCGGCGGCCGAGTCGGCGGCGAAGCAGTCCTCGGCGGCGGCCAGGGCGGGGCCGGTCCCGTAACGGCCGGTTTCGGGAACGTAGGTGTCCCACTGCACGCGTTGGATCAGGCCCTCCTCACGCAGCGCGTCCGCCCAGCGGCCCACTTCACGGGCGAGATCGGCGAAGGCGCCGGGTCGGGGAAGGCTGAAGCGGATACGGAGATGGGAGGCGGGGTCGGCGTACCGGACGAACCACGCCTCCGGGGCGGCCACACCCCCGGCCGACCCGGAAGAGTCCTCGTGCGCGAAGGATCCTCGGAACACGGCGGCCACGTCGTCGAGTAGGCACGGCAGGTGAGTGCTGAGGACTTCGCCGGCGCGTTCGGCGTTGCCGTACAGCTTCAGGTACGCGGTGTCGGCCGTGCCCGGGGTTCGGCCGTCCTCGCGCCGGACGACAGCGTGCCAGGTGGGGGCGGGGGCGGGCGGCTGGCAGGCGGCGAACGACATGGTCACCTCGTGGGCGCGGCCGATCCAGCCGTAGGCGTCTTCCTCCGGTGCTTCATGCAAGGACAGGGTGCGGTGGTGTTCCAGTTCCGCTCGCAGGAGGTCGCGATGACCGGCCCGGTCGAGGTCCAGGCGGAGCTGCTGGTCGGTGGAGCCGATGAACACGGTGCGTGGCACGCGGTGGCGGAAGCGCCAGTCCATGAAGTCCCCCGTCCACCGGCCGGTGTCCGGAAGGTCGCGGGCGCGCAGACGCCAGCAGGCCGCCGACAGGATGGTGCGGCCGTGGCGCACCTCTGGAAGGAACGGCAACTGGGCTGCGACGCCCCAGGCGAAGGGCAGGGGGATGGCGGTGTGGCAGCGGTGGACCTCGGTCAGGAACCGGACGAGGGGATGCGTGGCGGTACTCAGCTCCACCGCGCTCATCACCGAGGGTTCCAGGCACTGCCCTGTGGAGAGGGAGACGAGGTAGAGACGTTCGGCGTCGGCGACGACTCCCAGGTCGTCCAGGGCGATGGTGGCGTCCGGGTTGTACTCGCCGACGGCCAGTACCTCGTCGGCGACCAGCGGAGCGCGCCCGACGTTGGAGGCGTGTCGGCGCAGTGGAGGAGCTGAAACCTGGACACGAACCGCGCCTTCGGTGAGGGGTGGCAGGGTGCTGTGGGCGGCCTTCATCCGAGTGCGGTCGGTGGTGTCCAGCATCGGCAGGAAGCGACCGGTGAGGCTGCCGGCCGCGAGGGACAGGCCGATGGTGGAGAGGGCGAAGCGTCCCTCCGTCAGCGCGCGGAGCGACCGTGCGAACACGCTGAAGCACAGTTCGACGTGGGCCGGGAGAGCCGTGGGTTCTCCGACCGACAGCGCCTCGATGTCATCCTCGGTGAGGACGATTCCGCGCTGGTCGGTCAGCGCGGCGCTCTGCGCGAGGGTGAGCAGGTGTTCGTCGCGCGATGTCGTGGCGAGGGTGGGGCGGGGCAGGATCGTGCCGCGGTATCCGACGGGGAAGCCGAGGCCGGTGTCAGAGCTGGTCAGTTCACGGACCGGGACGGCGGTGCCCGTGCTGTAGCGGTCCAGGAACCTTGCCCGGTAGTCCCGCCAGGCTGCCGAGCCGTGTGGATAGGGCGTGATCCGGGCCATCAGGCTCAGGGCCCGCACCGCCTCACGGGCCACGGCCTCGGGAAGGACCACATCGGCGTCCGGGCGCATCGTCACCACGAGGCTCTGCCCGGCGACACCGCTGATCGTGGTCATCACATCGGTGGCCTGTGCGCGGAGGCCCGGCTGCTCGGTGGGGCGGGCACGGTTGTGATGGCTCAGAACACGGTGGACGTCGCGAAGCCGGTCGGCCGCCTGTGCCTCCGCGCCGCTCTCGTCGATGCGGACGATCAAGTAGCCGAGGGCATCGGGGGCCGTCATCGGTGCCTGGAGTCCGGTCAGTAACACCCGGTGCTTGACCAGTGTGCGGATCATGTCCTCGACGGCCGCTTCCGGGTACTCGGCGCCGAGTCCGGCCACAAGGTCGCGGACAAGGATCGGCGTGCGAGCGAGCCACAGGGCCGTTTCCGCAGCGCGGGTGCGCCGTAGGCCGGTGTCGGTCGGCCCGCCCTCGCCGGGCTGGTTCATCACGGTGATCCGGGAGCCGCGTACGACGTGGGTGGGGTCGGCGACGACTGTCAGGCAGCGCAGTACGGCCGGGTCGTTCTCCAGGGCGGACGTGATGGAGTGCAGCCATACGGCGTCGGCGTGCGCGGTCGCGCGGGGCAGCGGGCCCCAGCGGACGTGTGCCTCCTGCCCGATACGCGCGACGGTCGGCCCGGCGAACAGTCCGAAGGGGGTCGCCCGGTATCGCATCCTGAGCAGGTAGCGGGACAGGGACCGGCCGATTCGATGAAGACGCCGGGGCGTGGTCGGCTTGCCCGCCAGCACGTCCCGGACGGCGTGGGCCAGCAAGGGCGAGGCGTGGCCGATGGCCGCCGCGCGGGCGTCGTCCGCCCACACGTCTTGGATCCAGGCCCGGGCCTTCTCGGTGCCGGCCTCTTCGCCGGGCCGGTCGAGGGCGGGGGCGTCGAACGGAACCATCGACAACCTGATCAGGCTCGCGTCAACGTAGCGGTACATCCATGCTCCTTCGGATCGCGGCGTTCCGGGCCGGGGGCGGCCTGTTGCGCCCACCCCCGGGCCCGTCTGCTGCAAGGCCCGGTGCCGCCGGATCAGCTGCCGATGCAGGTGCTGTTGGAGCAGGCCGATTGGCAGGTGGAGCCGCAGTTGTCGCTTGTGTCGTTCAGCAACGCTCCGATGACGGGCGCCGAGGAAACCGTCTCGATGTCCAGGTCGAAGTCCCCGGCGTCCGTGCGAAAGTCCGTCGCCGCCTTCAGCACGGTGCCGGGCTTGGTGCTCATCCGCTGTGCCATCTCGCTCTCCTTCAGGGAGGTGGTGGAAGTTGTGCTGTGCAACCTGGCGGTGGCCGGTGGTGGCTATGGCCAGGTGATCGAGACCCGCGAGTGCCGCCGCTCGATGCGTCGGCCGCCGGCGGGAAGACGGTCGTCCGGCGTGCCTGCCGGATAGACCTCGATGTGCGCGCGGTCACCGCGGTGTTCGCGGTCCCACACCTGGATCTCTTCGACCAGGCGCTCGGCGAGCCGCCGCCCGCGCGGGCCATGACCGATGGCGCCCAGTTCGTAACGGTCCACCTCGTCCGTGGCCCGCACCGTGCGGTACGCGAAGCTGCCGCCGTCCACGAGTGCGGGGATGCCGAGCGGGGACACCGAGGTGACCAGCCCGCGATCACGGGCGCCTGGCATCGCGGCCAGCAGCGGCAGGTTGTCCAGCGCGGTGGTGAGCCACAGGTCGAGATGCTCGTTGGACTCGCTGCCGCCGAGCGTCACACCGGACCACCGCGTATTCCGTGGCATCAAGAGGGCTTTGGCCAGGGCTTCGGTGTCCGGCTCGGGGTGACCGTCCAGGCGGAGACCGACCTGTTCGCCCTCCACGTCGTGCAGCACGGCGAGGCGGACCCGGTTCTCCCCGGCGCCCTGCATCGGCACGAAGCCGCACAGTTCGAGCCCGTCACTGACAAGCCGATCCCGGTCGCGGACGAAGGCCACGGTGCGGGTCATGCCGCGCATCCGCAACGGGACGACGAGGCGCCCGCCCTCTTTGAGGAGGCCGAGCCAGGCCGGCGGGATGTCGGCGGCCTGCACCGTCACCACGATCCGGTCGAACGGCGCGCGATCGGGGACCCCGTTCTCCGCGTCCGCGGTGAGCACGGTGACGTTGCGGTACCCGGTCTCCTTCAAGAACGCCGAGGCGCGAGCCGTCACGTCCGGGTCGATGTCCACGGTCACGACATGGCCGGTGTCACCGACTACCTCCGAGAGGAGTGCGGCGTTGGGGCCGCCGGAGCCGATTTCGAGCACGGACATCCCCGGCGCGAGGTCGGCCTGCTCCATCTGCATGGCCTGGATGCGAGGTGCGGACACCGAGCTGATCTGTACCCCGTGCACGTCGGTCTTGGTGATCGTCGCGACTTCGGCGCTGTACGTCGAGAGAATGTCCGCGTCGGGGGTGGCCAGGTGACGGCGTACGTTGCGGAACGCGGCGATCACGCGAGGGCTGCGGGCAGCCCCCAGTTCGATGAGGCTTTCAGCGAGCGCATCGCGCAACTCCTGCTCGGACGATTTCTCCATACCGTTCTCCTTCTCGGCTGTGCCGACCTCGCGTCAAAGTAGTAACCACCCGACAGCCCGGCCCGTCACATCAGGGGCTCCTGCTGCTGCCACCGCTACGAAGCCGTGCGTTCCAGGTAACTCCGCCTGGACCGCCAGTGGTTAGGTGATTCCGTGAGGGGCCGGGACGTGCTACCTAGGACGTTTTGGCAACCGCTTTACCCGGCGGTGTGCAGGAACGGGAGGCATGTTGCCTTCACAGCAGATGAGGTCGCAGGCCAGAGGTGCTGGGGTACTTACCGCCGGCTGCTGACGGCTCCACCGCCGCTGGAGCGCAAGGCCGACCAGTTGCTCGCAGCAGCATCGCCTGCGCCCCATCTGTCTTGGCGGACTCGCCGGCGCCCCGTGCAGCGGGAGGGCTGGAACTTCTCAGCGGCGACGACGGGGCTACGGTCGAACCGGATCGGTGCTCGGATCGATCACCCAGTGATGGGTGTCCAGAACGCGGTCGGCGAACTCCAGGCTCTGTTCTCCGACGAAGGTGAAGCCGACCGCGCGGCAGATTCCGTTGGAAGGCAGATTGCTGGTTGCGGGGTATGCGTGGATGAGTCCCCAGCGGCCGTCGTCCTTGGCCATCTCAAGCAATGCCCGCACGGCTCGCTTCCCGTAGCCCCGGCCTTGGAATGCGGGCAGAACCATCCAACCGATCTCGGAGATGTGCTGGTCGTCGGCTTCATGGGACCACAGGCAGACAGTTCCGGCGACGACCGAGGGGTGAGCCGCTTCGGGGATGATCATTTTGATC comes from the Streptomyces sp. NBC_00525 genome and includes:
- a CDS encoding lanthionine synthetase C family protein, which codes for MTVAPPAADNSLPARQSLAHGPLSTALLHIERALRGTGDWAEAHRVLASTGPLIEGRDAGLFLGAPALAFALHLAADGTDRYAGALHTLDQVVAEHVRARLAAAHDRIDAGRRPTFSEYDLLRGLTGIGALLLRRNPHGPELRGILDYLVRLTEPLTDRTGRTLPGWWVDHAPATDQSTTPGGHANAGVAHGIAGPLALLCLAMRAGVHTRRQELAIRRVCRWLDDIRQCDSYGLRWPRWISHSGSTPVRPAAPSWCYGTPGLVRAQQLAAIVLEDTDRKRMAERALTHCLADARQLGLLTDRGICHGVGGVLRTVQRVASDADSPAGYARRFEPLVRRYLPAAVPEEAGFLVGRAGAALAYQDADDATTPKGQWDACLLLT
- a CDS encoding lantibiotic dehydratase, encoding MYRYVDASLIRLSMVPFDAPALDRPGEEAGTEKARAWIQDVWADDARAAAIGHASPLLAHAVRDVLAGKPTTPRRLHRIGRSLSRYLLRMRYRATPFGLFAGPTVARIGQEAHVRWGPLPRATAHADAVWLHSITSALENDPAVLRCLTVVADPTHVVRGSRITVMNQPGEGGPTDTGLRRTRAAETALWLARTPILVRDLVAGLGAEYPEAAVEDMIRTLVKHRVLLTGLQAPMTAPDALGYLIVRIDESGAEAQAADRLRDVHRVLSHHNRARPTEQPGLRAQATDVMTTISGVAGQSLVVTMRPDADVVLPEAVAREAVRALSLMARITPYPHGSAAWRDYRARFLDRYSTGTAVPVRELTSSDTGLGFPVGYRGTILPRPTLATTSRDEHLLTLAQSAALTDQRGIVLTEDDIEALSVGEPTALPAHVELCFSVFARSLRALTEGRFALSTIGLSLAAGSLTGRFLPMLDTTDRTRMKAAHSTLPPLTEGAVRVQVSAPPLRRHASNVGRAPLVADEVLAVGEYNPDATIALDDLGVVADAERLYLVSLSTGQCLEPSVMSAVELSTATHPLVRFLTEVHRCHTAIPLPFAWGVAAQLPFLPEVRHGRTILSAACWRLRARDLPDTGRWTGDFMDWRFRHRVPRTVFIGSTDQQLRLDLDRAGHRDLLRAELEHHRTLSLHEAPEEDAYGWIGRAHEVTMSFAACQPPAPAPTWHAVVRREDGRTPGTADTAYLKLYGNAERAGEVLSTHLPCLLDDVAAVFRGSFAHEDSSGSAGGVAAPEAWFVRYADPASHLRIRFSLPRPGAFADLAREVGRWADALREEGLIQRVQWDTYVPETGRYGTGPALAAAEDCFAADSAAALAQLRLGLPAELRPAVTAASFMDIATGFLGSPGAAHAWLAEHLIRGDGAAAPRSTQALVLRLTENDNPDAPLSDFPGGGAVRDTWQRRRDALARYRGTLLRPGPAPESVLPSLLHMHHNRVAGIDPDAEALCRRMVRAAALSWSIRTEGAVR
- a CDS encoding FxLD family lanthipeptide, translating into MAQRMSTKPGTVLKAATDFRTDAGDFDLDIETVSSAPVIGALLNDTSDNCGSTCQSACSNSTCIGS
- the fxlM gene encoding methyltransferase, FxLD system codes for the protein MEKSSEQELRDALAESLIELGAARSPRVIAAFRNVRRHLATPDADILSTYSAEVATITKTDVHGVQISSVSAPRIQAMQMEQADLAPGMSVLEIGSGGPNAALLSEVVGDTGHVVTVDIDPDVTARASAFLKETGYRNVTVLTADAENGVPDRAPFDRIVVTVQAADIPPAWLGLLKEGGRLVVPLRMRGMTRTVAFVRDRDRLVSDGLELCGFVPMQGAGENRVRLAVLHDVEGEQVGLRLDGHPEPDTEALAKALLMPRNTRWSGVTLGGSESNEHLDLWLTTALDNLPLLAAMPGARDRGLVTSVSPLGIPALVDGGSFAYRTVRATDEVDRYELGAIGHGPRGRRLAERLVEEIQVWDREHRGDRAHIEVYPAGTPDDRLPAGGRRIERRHSRVSITWP
- a CDS encoding GNAT family N-acetyltransferase → MLLRNVVLEDVDAYIRMRCDPGMMKDLGGPLPREGMAEKVQRDVRQAAKDTAWIKMIIPEAAHPSVVAGTVCLWSHEADDQHISEIGWMVLPAFQGRGYGKRAVRALLEMAKDDGRWGLIHAYPATSNLPSNGICRAVGFTFVGEQSLEFADRVLDTHHWVIDPSTDPVRP